The Spinacia oleracea cultivar Varoflay chromosome 2, BTI_SOV_V1, whole genome shotgun sequence DNA segment gacataaagggagtgcaattatgtttgaccatgacggccgtaggttcccttgtgatccctggtgtggggatctctcaatatacacccgcaaggtagagattgagggttcgggggactgtaactaccgagagaagtacttcgctcgtcgataactccagaggcaggatatccttactagctcagcataaataattgaagggacatgcgttaactattaaactaatctgagttggttttagcaatatgcaacatataatactaattcgatcgtgattatctgattcaaatagcattaagggacctagcatgataatccgatttcccaaaaatattatatttgttaggcgtgatagaacaatcagattaggttagtttaacagttcataaaatgggcgaggaaagcagttaaatcatcgaaaagggacacattacgacgcacccttgagaggtgcgtcacggttctcagaaaactaaccactttgactttgctatttctcctttttatttaacgaatctcaattatgggacaggatacgttctgttcgatttatggatcgattgcgacagaacgcgtgaacaatttcgcagcgagaggcttaggctaagggttggagtcaatactcagaatataattatgtgttgttgtgtgttctttcacgtcgaatttaggggtctatttatagggaagagttcgtggaaagatagaattgcagagttctaatccacaaagaattaggaaaaaacacgtacccaggtattttcagcgcccaggcctgggcgccgaagatttcggcgcccagagctaggcgttgaaaatagggtctgggctgttttctttagtcagattcggattcctgaaatccgtagagtttgagatttaatcgagtcttttagcgcgtatcaattttatgacggaatgcgtctggcccgttacgaactctaggctcgttaggattttaattaatatgtaactcttatttccgaatcctattaggaataggattctcgcggttttctatctcatttaggatttatgttggagtgcaacacctaattctgacaggtttctatcctttatgatttgccacctttagaagctaccttttacggcaattactatttttaggaggtttccataaatagcaggtttcgggtgaaatgaaatggggaatcgagattcgtttattttataggagatgcgttgtcaagtggagatttatgctttcatcatcgaacctttcccttgcgggaatggggacaaaagtaggtgtctacagttagcccccactttgactgagtcttggagtaagacgatggtcaaagtattaggcggagtgcgtcacacaagccatggtgtatgtgacctgttttgcgagggtctcacgagcccccgagtgataacatttgacttaagggtcatcacttgaaatgtcgacatatccctcacgtgtcattgggatttgtcaacggatagtatagaatactccctcactttgtcattggaagtatctaaagaggcgtagaaactccctcactttgtcattgggagtagctacagatgttttcgaaatcaaagctatgaagtgtaattgggcctggacaagcccaaccacgaggtaaaaaatgtttttaaagattctcatttttaaggctagttaaacgagaaaactcccttgtttttataggacgtaaaacgaaggaaaatccaacccccttgtttttataggacgtaaaacgaaggaaaatccagcacccttgtttttataggacgtaaaacgaaggaaaatccagcaaaagttatcgttgcagcgactaaggacctgcacggtttaatggcgcagaccccgccggctaaagatggcgagcctgtccgctaagggtggacaccccgttcgatagaagtggacgaatctattttgaaatttgttttgcttttttttttgaaaataaggacctacgtggtttgcgccgtagaccccgccggctgaagatggcgagcctgttttaaatttgaagattttatttctttcgaaaactgaggaactgcgcggctagtgacgcagaccccgcccgctgagggtgggcgagcccattttgaatttcttattttgcctatgtagaagggcttttgtgattacaacctgttggtgggtcgtaatatttcttgattagatgtgtcctataagtgggtccacactgtgtatatttttgtttaaccatatatatatattttttttttttcaaaataccgttttttttgggaagaaatatcaagataacggatatcttacacaaaataggggagtacgcgtgcccgacagcgaatattcgctgtctgggaagcattttcagcggcCAACTGTGGGCGCTTGAATTTCTAacacccagagctgggcgttgaaaatgcgaagggggaggctggtctttaaatacgcggaccgtctccttcctttcccatttccaccattctcgctcaaactcttcacttctttctactgatttttgctcgtttccttttcttcacgaattctactccaaatcacttcctaatcctcccaatgtaagtaattttcagtaattttgagcttttttgtcaatttcagtatttttgtgcatgaaattgatttggggttttttgattttgtgcccctttccttcaataagatagttggaaatgttccacataacatgttaattagtttgtgcatgttaatttttgcaagtatgttgatttttgttgaatttgggcatttttatgctagcccccaagtatacctacgaccctagtattttcttataatgtaggtattcttggtatattgcttgcgttcctcataattcatgggtgacaaatcatgggagaattttgattttgctggagttaatttttacttagggaattttgctaagtatgaacttagtatcatgtttttagggaacaaaaattgtatgactccatttcatgagtgaaatgcactctttttagggatcggtatgagtgccgattttgtcaaaggtataatgccttgttgtattgttgatcagcatgtctgacgagtcgttaccccctcctggtggccacgaggagcgtggcatgacgcgtcagtctactggcccgggtcccctatgggtgggccctgagctctacgacggtcgtgatctgcactacgacctagagcaccacgtgacttcccgccttcacgcgaggagagagactacggttcacggctatggcgcagcgacgagtgagaccgtttttagctatctgagctcggacgcccaggccttggtgatggcgagctcactgtttccggtgattgagaccttctgggagatactgcggcttaacatctccctgtcctttctacggtcgttcatgaggtggtggtgggataccaccaacaccttccattttccttggggcgagatgacgatcactcctgaggactacacagctttgacgggcttgacctttacagggaaccccgttcgtctgaggtcggatggcccatcgccgactgttgctgagggtaccaggctcctgggctcttggatgggtagtagattaccttcgtaccagccccgtgggatacctttcgctgacctgatgtgggctttggagcatggggtagaggagtcgccttcgagacaggctcggctgttctacctccattttattacttccacttttctatcgggtccgactgacacttttgacccgaggtggataggcatggtagaggacgtgtctacactgggtgactatcgctggggcgatttgggctatgcgacgcttgtcggccagatgagtttgtcggtgcgcgactcggactcgagtagacgtcactttgtgattacattagcgggagtgccgcgtttgatcgacgtatgtgcctagactttcttttgttttctcgcttttaccgggcctctttttttaatgttttattgtccttttctttttgcagccgtgggcctttgagcacttatcttggctggctccccgaaaggggcagaggcctttggagttccctgccggtcgccattggggttggaagaagaagctgacagtgcgtccaccgcccgatatcgtgtgggatcttatctgGGACGGGAACCCagagcatgtacagaatcttatcctctatctcgtatttcgtcattcttttatattttctacgtgcgagatctgactgcgtttgtacaaaaacaggtggtttggaccccatggctctcttttaggggtacccattcttcggtcagggatagttatgccctgagccagatgcgggtcttgttcgttggccgccgggaccctgtctggtacctgggagagcgggtacgtatgcagacggtcggggctttttcggtgcccaggcctccgcctgcgaccatgctgtctactcgctcgataggcgagtcgtggagggtccactcgaggactggcgtgccggcgacggagttggtgatagagggagctagctattaccagtttatccaggattctcttcgtctcccggagcctggcgctgtaagttgcctcctctcttcgtattgattttagtgttttcatgctcgtgcccatgtgtttatgcccactgtgttttgtgcaggagtgtcctgacccttcgttggggggatgggtgcttcccgatgctcggatctcgtatacaggagagagtggatccgagattgtggagactttcccggaagaccgggttttccatgctccgctccctgagggagtacaggcggtatgcaccttttatttgtgtactcttcttatattttttctttcttttttactaacattcttgtttcaggttccggcccgtacggccaatgcgatggtgggggtgatcaaccggttgaagtccgcgttggttcgagctcggtctgcactttcttgcaggagcccccactctactcgggtaatgtgccctctttttttcttttgatctgtaccttttgtttggctttcggttattcactctcttttttgtcTCTTTTATGTAGACGGCTGCTGGACgtgccggggccgacgacgcgggtccctcgggcgggggacacggtcgtgagagagagagggcacgacactcgcccctacggcatcgccgttccgacgcgggggtgagttcttccggggagaggtccgagccggagcgtaggcgacgttccgtgtcggtggcccgagagcctagccccgagttgcagtcacaacctcatttttggggtgactctggctgggggccctcataccacggggagtggagtggatggttCGGCAAGGCTttgagacatggagccgatgacgagtcttaggcttacctcctgttttgtatatattcattcttgtattccgcatgtatatatatattttttgcgttttttggtgcaagaatgttttgagccttccgtgggctttgttttaacatattatagcaatgttagctttctaaaccaacgacgaattttgaaaaggaaaagactttcgtaaaaataatgagttcatataagagtgcacacatatttttagactaaccgactacttggggtattacatatgcatgttcactattttttgttttttgcagactcgtgccatactcctttgttgggcttgttcctggaaattcttgtggctttgttttttcattctatttggtcttgcccgtgcatgggttagggtatagtgccctttgcaatatcttttcttcttgatgcgttgcatgactttattatttttttaatttttattggaccgaatccttgagaaggattgcctacgtatcttgtcagaatcaggtcgcgcgtagttctagcttttgaattttttttttgaaatggtgttcattacacgtctgctttccccccaagtgttcgtggttcttttgagggttagaaaaaggagtacgaacactttgcagaagcgggagggtaggtggcaagagagaatgaccCCCGATcaagggcgaaggaaatatcggcgcccaggcctgggcgtgaaaaataacagcgcccagtcctgggcgttgaagttttgtccttcgctttttctaccttatcgagttttatgccgtttgcttagagtaatgcgcagaatgtttgcttatgagtcttaatgtgttttattagatgccttaactctggactgaatttaaatatggtacttttttaattggtctaagtttgtgaggttagcgaattccgctccatctatgtcagctagttggactgctccgccaggtaggatgatCTTTACAAAATACGGTCCTGTctagttaggccggaattttcctcgagggtccgtagtaggtgcgcggacttcttttaatacaaaatcgccttctttgatatttcgaggtttgactcttttgttgaattgccttgcgatgcgcttttgatacacttgcacgtgatgtagagctctcaacctctgttcgtctaaaaggacgagctcgtcgtacctggcttgaacccaatcagcttcgggtagcttgctttctaggacgatccggagggagggaatctccaactcgaccggttgggCTGCTtacattccgtataccaaggagtagggtgttactccaatggaggtgcggattaaggttcgatagccccataatgcgaagtgtaatttgttgggccaatccttataattttcggccattttttcgattatgactttaatatttttgttggccgcctctaccgcgccgttcatttgcggcctgtagggagaggatttatggtgtttgacatgatatttttcgagcaggtcttggacttcggccctgaagtgggaaccttggtcacttatgatttcatgtggaaccccgtatcgacagaatatgttcttttctaggaatcgagcgacatgtttggccgttaattttgcataggagactgcctctacccatttagtgaagtaatcaattgcgactaaaacgtactcgtgtccccctacacctgttggtgttaccttgccgattatatctataccccaggtggaaaagggccatggagaagtgaaggtgtatagttctgagggaggcaaatggttaaggttactgaagatttggcattttgggcaagtttttacaaagtgatgacaatcagtttccatagtggtccaatagtaccccgagcgggatatttttcgggatagcattttcccgttcatatggggtccgcacacgccgttatggtattcttccatcagtctttgggcttggttttgatggacacaaagtaacttgattttattcggcgtgtatttgtacagttctcccagaattatgctatattgtgaagcgaggaggcgtagggccttttgtgctcgcggggaagtgtttggggggaattccccacttgttttgtaacgaaggatgtccgtgtaccatggttcttcttcggtgttttcaggttcggagtctatggcacaacaataagccggctctttccttcgctgatgagtcatatttgtatagggtattttaggcgcatttaggttgcattaataggcatttatatcattttagttgcatttaggatcacatttgcataagttatcgttgtcgtactctattacgccccgtttgtgttttcttaatgtttcaggtgattttacggtcatttggatgctttcggagtgttatgagttgatttggatgatgaacggatggaatgttgactcgaggatcattgcatgtctctagggataattttgagtcaacaacgaagctaaaagctatttttctaagcatcaaaacggacaagcgttcactcttttgatgatatctcaagttctacatgtcggaatgagacgaatttgattgggctagaaagtagacttcaagagctttccaacgagagGTCACACGcccttataggcattgtagaacaagagttatgacataaacaagatggctcgactatccgattcgcctaCGGCCCAAAACGCAGGCCCAACTCTcctccttgggcgcgaaaaccagcgaccaac contains these protein-coding regions:
- the LOC130467902 gene encoding uncharacterized protein — protein: MSDESLPPPGGHEERGMTRQSTGPGPLWVGPELYDGRDLHYDLEHHVTSRLHARRETTVHGYGAATSETVFSYLSSDAQALVMASSLFPVIETFWEILRLNISLSFLRSFMRWWWDTTNTFHFPWGEMTITPEDYTALTGLTFTGNPVRLRSDGPSPTVAEGTRLLGSWMGSRLPSYQPRGIPFADLMWALEHGVEESPSRQARLFYLHFITSTFLSGPTDTFDPRWIGMVEDVSTLGDYRWGDLGYATLVGQMSLSVRDSDSSRRHFVITLAGVPRLIDPWAFEHLSWLAPRKGQRPLEFPAGRHWGWKKKLTVRPPPDIVWDLIWDGNPEHVVWTPWLSFRGTHSSVRDSYALSQMRVLFVGRRDPVWYLGERVRMQTVGAFSVPRPPPATMLSTRSIGESWRVHSRTGVPATELVIEGASYYQFIQDSLRLPEPGAECPDPSLGGWVLPDARISYTGESGSEIVETFPEDRVFHAPLPEGVQAVPARTANAMVGVINRLKSALVRARSALSCRSPHSTRTAAGRAGADDAGPSGGGHGRERERARHSPLRHRRSDAGVSSSGERSEPERRRRSVSVAREPSPELQSQPHFWGDSGWGPSYHGEWSGWFGKALRHGADDES